The Brucella anthropi ATCC 49188 genome window below encodes:
- a CDS encoding hydantoinase B/oxoprolinase family protein has protein sequence MAHKTNDPITFAVIKNALDTIVDDMAFAVMRTARSPIVRDVLDYSVTLCDKHGRILSQAKTVALHLGAVPDAMDVIMAKYADDLAPGDVIIFNDPYEGGMHLPDIFMIRPIFHADRLRGFSVVIAHHCDVGGRVPGSNAADSTEIYQEGLRIAPMKLYEKGVVNETLMRIITKNVRLPELVLGDLEAQFATCNLGERELLRLIERYGADELDSYFDDLIDYGEQLTRAAIRSWPDGDYYFEDFIDGDGFSTDAIPIKVKLTVKGDHLDVDFAGSSPQVKGAINSTLSFVKSATYLSVRCALDAEVPNNAGVYRAITISAPEGSILNPQMPAPVAARALTGYRVVDTVLGALSQIAPKKVMAAGEGGNTVLAFGGWDKETREPFVLVDMINGAWGGRWNKDGVEGVTNPSQNMSNLPVETLEVRYPLMMDEYSLRPDSCGAGEYRGGLGLIRTYRLLAEEAVLQIRADRHDHAPYGLFGGKPAAPCVNILDPEGENTRLPAKITRTIGRDVVIRHEQAGGGGYGDPLKRSLDLIADDLSNGKITADFARNHHGIVFEDDGITINAAATGARRAQEAFA, from the coding sequence ATGGCCCATAAAACCAACGATCCGATAACCTTTGCGGTCATCAAAAATGCACTCGATACGATTGTGGACGACATGGCCTTTGCGGTCATGCGCACCGCCCGCTCCCCGATTGTCCGTGATGTTCTCGACTACTCCGTGACGCTTTGCGACAAGCATGGGCGCATCCTCTCACAGGCAAAAACGGTCGCCTTGCATCTTGGCGCCGTGCCGGATGCAATGGATGTGATCATGGCAAAGTACGCCGACGACCTTGCGCCCGGCGATGTGATCATCTTCAACGACCCCTATGAGGGCGGCATGCACCTGCCGGACATTTTCATGATCCGGCCCATCTTCCACGCCGATAGGCTTCGCGGCTTCTCGGTGGTCATCGCGCATCACTGCGACGTCGGCGGCCGCGTCCCTGGCTCGAATGCCGCGGATTCGACCGAGATCTACCAGGAAGGCCTTCGTATTGCGCCGATGAAGCTCTACGAAAAGGGCGTGGTCAACGAAACGCTAATGCGCATTATTACCAAAAACGTGCGCCTGCCAGAGCTGGTCCTCGGCGACCTTGAAGCGCAATTCGCGACGTGCAATCTCGGCGAACGGGAATTGCTTCGCCTCATCGAGCGCTACGGTGCCGACGAACTGGACAGCTATTTCGATGATCTGATCGACTACGGCGAGCAACTTACGCGTGCCGCTATCCGCTCGTGGCCGGATGGTGACTACTATTTCGAGGATTTCATCGACGGCGACGGGTTTTCCACGGACGCAATCCCGATCAAGGTCAAGCTCACTGTCAAGGGTGATCACCTCGATGTCGATTTCGCGGGATCCTCACCGCAGGTGAAGGGCGCGATCAACTCGACACTGTCCTTCGTCAAGTCCGCTACCTATCTGTCAGTGCGCTGTGCGCTCGACGCTGAGGTGCCGAACAATGCCGGCGTGTATCGCGCCATCACCATCTCCGCCCCGGAAGGCTCTATCCTCAACCCGCAGATGCCGGCGCCGGTGGCTGCCCGGGCTCTGACCGGCTATCGCGTGGTTGACACGGTCCTAGGAGCATTGTCGCAGATCGCTCCCAAAAAGGTCATGGCGGCAGGTGAGGGCGGCAACACGGTTCTGGCCTTCGGCGGCTGGGATAAGGAAACTCGCGAACCGTTCGTTCTTGTCGACATGATCAACGGCGCCTGGGGTGGCCGCTGGAACAAGGACGGTGTCGAGGGCGTCACCAATCCCTCGCAGAACATGTCGAACCTGCCGGTGGAAACGCTGGAAGTCCGCTACCCTCTTATGATGGACGAGTACAGCCTGCGTCCCGATTCCTGCGGGGCCGGCGAATACCGCGGCGGTCTCGGCCTTATCCGGACTTACCGCCTGCTCGCCGAAGAAGCCGTTCTGCAGATACGCGCAGACCGGCACGATCACGCGCCCTATGGACTGTTCGGAGGCAAGCCCGCCGCACCTTGCGTCAATATCCTCGATCCGGAGGGCGAAAACACGCGCCTTCCGGCCAAGATCACCCGCACCATCGGACGCGATGTCGTCATCCGACACGAACAGGCCGGCGGCGGTGGATACGGCGATCCGCTCAAGCGCTCGCTCGATCTGATCGCTGACGATCTTTCCAACGGCAAAATCACTGCCGACTTCGCCCGCAACCACCACGGTATCGTGTTTGAGGACGACGGCATCACTATCAATGCAGCTGCAACCGGCGCAAGACGCGCACAGGAGGCTTTCGCGTGA